A single Primulina eburnea isolate SZY01 chromosome 11, ASM2296580v1, whole genome shotgun sequence DNA region contains:
- the LOC140804255 gene encoding auxin response factor 5-like isoform X1 → MKMPAAAGSQPVNANSSLDAGEKKSINPELWQACAGPLVNLPAAGTHVVYFPQGHSEQVAESMKKDVDAQIPNYPNLLSKLLCLLHSVTLHADPETDEVYAQMTLQPVSSFDREALLRSDLSTKANKPQTDFFCKTLTASDTSTHGGFSVPRRAAEKIFPLLDFTMQPPAQEIVARDLHDNVWTFRHIFRGQPKRHLLTTGWSLFISGKRLFAGDSVLFIRDEKQQLLLGTRRANRQPTNLSSSVLSSDSMHIGILAAAAHAAANNSPFTVFYNPRASPSEFVIPLAKYYKSVCSNQISLGMRFRMMFETEESGIRRYMGTITGISDLDPVRWKNSQWRNLQVGWDESTAGERRNRVSIWEIEPVTAPFFICPTPPFFHSKRPRQLGMPDDDSSDLDNMFRRTMPWLGDEFGMKDSHSLSGLSLVQWMNMQQNSSLSNSIQPNYINPVSSSVVQNLAGTDISCLTGVSTNQISQQNNMQFSTWRPTQSVQQLDQLHKLPIPSATLNPLGSIIQPQLQLTDVSQSQRQNMISQSLPKNQVQPQILQSPSPFQVPNVLQQQQSLLNHQLQINLSQNPTQMQQQLIMSHSQQPNLVATQPMDHVSHPLNTSENQIQLQLLQRLHQQQQSLLAQQFVMQQPSQITQLQDQHKQLFDIPRSMATSQMLDVSQAAPNIPQLHATQQMMGCNIQSNLRLGIQPPQQPKLLPQQPKLLPQQQQSGILSEVSGHVGIPLNPMNNQLSGGSSSILTGAAGAGQSAVTEDIPSCSASPSTNHCQNAAQSIMNDKNHRSTMGHEIAQSSATLLNISDLETTSSNGNLLKDLQQKSDVKPSLNVPKSQSHGLFASQAYSNAAGMQVDYLDSSSSATPYLSQNDVQLHQNNSAMCFNTQSMLFRDARHDGEVQDDPRNNVQIGSNIDSQLEMPMMSETLITKDMVGSGKDFATNLSSGGDMLSVYENPKVSQPELSSSMVSQSFGVPDIAFNSIDSTINEGSFMNRGAWVPPQIPRMRTYTKVYKRGAVGRSIDIMRYSGYDDLKQDLARRFGIEGQFEDRQRIGWKLVYVDHESDVLLVGDDPWEEFVNCVRCIKILSPQEVQQMSLDGDFGNNVLNQACSSSDNGVN, encoded by the exons GTTGCCGAATCCATGAAAAAAGATGTGGATGCACAAATCCCAAACTACCCGAATCTTCTGTCGAAACTACTATGCCTCCTTCACAGTGTCACTTTGCAT GCTGATCCAGAAACGGATGAAGTTTATGCTCAAATGACACTTCAACCAGTATCTTCG TTTGATAGAGAAGCTTTATTGAGATCAGATCTATCTACGAAAGCAAATAAACCCCAAAcagattttttttgtaaaacattGACGGCAAGTGATACGAGTACTCATGGAGGATTTTCTGTGCCTCGTCGTGCTGCAGAAAAGATTTTTCCTCTTCTT GACTTCACAATGCAACCACCAGCACAAGAAATTGTGGCTCGGGACTTGCATGATAATGTTTGGACATTTCGCCATATTTTCCGGG GACAACCAAAGCGACATTTACTTACGACTGGATGGAGCCTTTTCATTAGTGGAAAGAGGCTATTTGCTGGTGACTCGGTCTTATTTATTAG GGATGAAAAGCAGCAGCTTCTTCTGGGCACCAGACGAGCTAACAGGCAACCGACAAACTTGTCATCATCCGTGTTGTCAAGTGATAGTATGCATATCGGGATTCTAGCTGCAGCTGCTCATGCTGCTGCAAACAACAGCCCTTTCACTGTTTTTTACAATCCAAG AGCTAGCCCATCAGAATTTGTCATCCCCTTGGCCAAGTACTACAAATCAGTTTGCAGCAACCAAATATCTCTTGGTATGCGCTTCCGAATGATGTTTGAAACTGAAGAATCAGGAATAAGAAG ATATATGGGTACAATTACTGGTATTAGTGACCTCGATCCAGTCCGGTGGAAAAACTCTCAATGGCGTAACTTACAG GTTGGCTGGGATGAGTCAACTGCTGGGGAAAGGCGCAATCGTGTGTCTATTTGGGAGATTGAACCTGTAACTGCTCCATTTTTTATATGTCCTACCCCACCTTTCTTCCACTCAAAGCGCCCAAGGCAACTAGGAATGCCAG ATGATGATTCTTCAGATCTAGATAACATGTTCAGACGGACGATGCCGTGGCTCGGTGATGAATTTGGTATGAAAGATTCCCATTCTCTCTCTGGCCTGAGCTTAGTTCAGTGGATGAACATGCAGCAGAATTCTTCACTATCTAACTCTATTCAACCAAATTATATAAATCCTGTATCCAGTTCTGTCGTACAAAACCTTGCTGGTACGGATATATCATGCCTAACAGGCGTTTCCACGAATCAAATTTCTCAGCAAAATAACATGCAGTTTAGTACCTGGAGACCAACCCAATCCGTACAACAGCTAGACCAGCTTCACAAGCTGCCAATCCCGTCCGCCACATTGAACCCTTTAGGTTCGATTATTCAGCCCCAATTGCAGTTGACAGACGTTTCACAGTCCCAAAGACAAAATATGATCAGTCAATCTTTACCTAAAAACCAAGTTCAACCACAAATTTTGCAGTCACCGAGTCCTTTCCAAGTGCCAAATGTGCTTCAGCAGCAGCAATCTCTTCTTAATCACCAGCTTCAAATAAATCTTTCTCAAAACCCAACTCAGATGCAGCAACAGCTGATTATGAGTCACTCTCAGCAGCCAAATCTGGTGGCTACTCAGCCCATGGATCATGTAAGTCATCCTTTGAATACATCGGAGAATCAAATACAGCTGCAACTTCTACAAAGGCTTCATCAGCAACAACAATCACTGTTAGCACAGCAATTTGTGATGCAACAGCCTTCTCAAATTACACAGCTGCAAGATCAGCATAAACAGCTATTCGACATTCCTAGGTCTATGGCAACAAGCCAAATGTTAGATGTTTCTCAAGCTGCACCCAACATACCTCAGTTACATGCCACTCAACAAATGATGGGATGTAATATCCAATCCAATCTTAGGCTTGGCATCCAACCACCTCAGCAACCAAAGCTCTTACCTCAGCAACCAAAGCTTTTACCTCAGCAACAGCAGTCAGGAATATTATCAGAGGTTTCCGGGCATGTCGGGATTCCTTTAAACCCAATGAACAATCAGCTTTCGGGTGGTAGCAGCAGTATATTGACTGGTGCCGCTGGTGCTGGCCAATCTGCAGTTACCGAGGATATTCCATCTTGTTCTGCTTCACCATCCACAAACCACTGTCAGAATGCTGCTCAGTCCATCATGAATGACAAAAATCACCGTTCGACGATGGGGCATGAGATCGCTCAGTCTTCTGCCACGCTTTTGAATATAAGTGATCTTGAGACTACGTCATCTAATGGAAACTTACTTAAAGATTTACAGCAAAAATCTGATGTTAAGCCATCATTGAATGTGCCTAAAAGTCAAAGTCATGGATTATTTGCGTCACAGGCATACAGCAATGCTGCTGGTATGCAGGTGGATTATTTGGATAGTTCATCATCAGCAACGCCATATCTTTCTCAGAATGATGTCCAGCTACATCAAAACAACAGTGCCATGTGTTTCAATACTCAGTCAATGTTGTTTAGAGATGCAAGGCATGATGGGGAAGTTCAGGATGATCCAAGGAACAATGTTCAGATTGGTTCTAACATTGATAGTCAGTTAGAAATGCCTATGATGTCTGAGACATTGATAACAAAAGACATGGTGGGATCTGGAAAAGATTTCGCGACTAATTTGTCTTCCGGCGGAGACATGCTTTCTGTCTATGAGAATCCTAAAGTATCTCAACCGGAGCTCTCATCATCAATGGTTTCCCAGTCATTTGGAGTTCCTGATATCGCATTCAATTCAATAGATTCAACAATCAATGAAGGTAGTTTCATGAATAGAGGTGCCTGGGTCCCACCGCAGATACCAAGGATGCGGACGTATACGAAG GTTTACAAGCGTGGAGCTGTTGGAAGATCAATTGATATTATGCGTTACTCGGGTTATGATGATCTTAAACAAGATCTGGCTCGTCGATTTGGTATAGAGGGACAATTCGAGGACAGACAGAGAATAGGCTGGAAACTGGTCTACGTGGATCATGAGAGTGATGTCTTACTAGTTGGAGATGATCCATGGGA AGAATTTGTGAACTGCGTGCGTTGCATCAAGATTCTTTCACCTCAAGAAGTGCAGCAAATGAGCTTGGATGGAGATTTCGGGAACAATGTCCTCAATCAAGCTTGTAGCAGCTCCGATAACGGTGTGAACTAG
- the LOC140804255 gene encoding auxin response factor 5-like isoform X2, with translation MKMPAAAGSQPVNANSSLDGEKKSINPELWQACAGPLVNLPAAGTHVVYFPQGHSEQVAESMKKDVDAQIPNYPNLLSKLLCLLHSVTLHADPETDEVYAQMTLQPVSSFDREALLRSDLSTKANKPQTDFFCKTLTASDTSTHGGFSVPRRAAEKIFPLLDFTMQPPAQEIVARDLHDNVWTFRHIFRGQPKRHLLTTGWSLFISGKRLFAGDSVLFIRDEKQQLLLGTRRANRQPTNLSSSVLSSDSMHIGILAAAAHAAANNSPFTVFYNPRASPSEFVIPLAKYYKSVCSNQISLGMRFRMMFETEESGIRRYMGTITGISDLDPVRWKNSQWRNLQVGWDESTAGERRNRVSIWEIEPVTAPFFICPTPPFFHSKRPRQLGMPDDDSSDLDNMFRRTMPWLGDEFGMKDSHSLSGLSLVQWMNMQQNSSLSNSIQPNYINPVSSSVVQNLAGTDISCLTGVSTNQISQQNNMQFSTWRPTQSVQQLDQLHKLPIPSATLNPLGSIIQPQLQLTDVSQSQRQNMISQSLPKNQVQPQILQSPSPFQVPNVLQQQQSLLNHQLQINLSQNPTQMQQQLIMSHSQQPNLVATQPMDHVSHPLNTSENQIQLQLLQRLHQQQQSLLAQQFVMQQPSQITQLQDQHKQLFDIPRSMATSQMLDVSQAAPNIPQLHATQQMMGCNIQSNLRLGIQPPQQPKLLPQQPKLLPQQQQSGILSEVSGHVGIPLNPMNNQLSGGSSSILTGAAGAGQSAVTEDIPSCSASPSTNHCQNAAQSIMNDKNHRSTMGHEIAQSSATLLNISDLETTSSNGNLLKDLQQKSDVKPSLNVPKSQSHGLFASQAYSNAAGMQVDYLDSSSSATPYLSQNDVQLHQNNSAMCFNTQSMLFRDARHDGEVQDDPRNNVQIGSNIDSQLEMPMMSETLITKDMVGSGKDFATNLSSGGDMLSVYENPKVSQPELSSSMVSQSFGVPDIAFNSIDSTINEGSFMNRGAWVPPQIPRMRTYTKVYKRGAVGRSIDIMRYSGYDDLKQDLARRFGIEGQFEDRQRIGWKLVYVDHESDVLLVGDDPWEEFVNCVRCIKILSPQEVQQMSLDGDFGNNVLNQACSSSDNGVN, from the exons GTTGCCGAATCCATGAAAAAAGATGTGGATGCACAAATCCCAAACTACCCGAATCTTCTGTCGAAACTACTATGCCTCCTTCACAGTGTCACTTTGCAT GCTGATCCAGAAACGGATGAAGTTTATGCTCAAATGACACTTCAACCAGTATCTTCG TTTGATAGAGAAGCTTTATTGAGATCAGATCTATCTACGAAAGCAAATAAACCCCAAAcagattttttttgtaaaacattGACGGCAAGTGATACGAGTACTCATGGAGGATTTTCTGTGCCTCGTCGTGCTGCAGAAAAGATTTTTCCTCTTCTT GACTTCACAATGCAACCACCAGCACAAGAAATTGTGGCTCGGGACTTGCATGATAATGTTTGGACATTTCGCCATATTTTCCGGG GACAACCAAAGCGACATTTACTTACGACTGGATGGAGCCTTTTCATTAGTGGAAAGAGGCTATTTGCTGGTGACTCGGTCTTATTTATTAG GGATGAAAAGCAGCAGCTTCTTCTGGGCACCAGACGAGCTAACAGGCAACCGACAAACTTGTCATCATCCGTGTTGTCAAGTGATAGTATGCATATCGGGATTCTAGCTGCAGCTGCTCATGCTGCTGCAAACAACAGCCCTTTCACTGTTTTTTACAATCCAAG AGCTAGCCCATCAGAATTTGTCATCCCCTTGGCCAAGTACTACAAATCAGTTTGCAGCAACCAAATATCTCTTGGTATGCGCTTCCGAATGATGTTTGAAACTGAAGAATCAGGAATAAGAAG ATATATGGGTACAATTACTGGTATTAGTGACCTCGATCCAGTCCGGTGGAAAAACTCTCAATGGCGTAACTTACAG GTTGGCTGGGATGAGTCAACTGCTGGGGAAAGGCGCAATCGTGTGTCTATTTGGGAGATTGAACCTGTAACTGCTCCATTTTTTATATGTCCTACCCCACCTTTCTTCCACTCAAAGCGCCCAAGGCAACTAGGAATGCCAG ATGATGATTCTTCAGATCTAGATAACATGTTCAGACGGACGATGCCGTGGCTCGGTGATGAATTTGGTATGAAAGATTCCCATTCTCTCTCTGGCCTGAGCTTAGTTCAGTGGATGAACATGCAGCAGAATTCTTCACTATCTAACTCTATTCAACCAAATTATATAAATCCTGTATCCAGTTCTGTCGTACAAAACCTTGCTGGTACGGATATATCATGCCTAACAGGCGTTTCCACGAATCAAATTTCTCAGCAAAATAACATGCAGTTTAGTACCTGGAGACCAACCCAATCCGTACAACAGCTAGACCAGCTTCACAAGCTGCCAATCCCGTCCGCCACATTGAACCCTTTAGGTTCGATTATTCAGCCCCAATTGCAGTTGACAGACGTTTCACAGTCCCAAAGACAAAATATGATCAGTCAATCTTTACCTAAAAACCAAGTTCAACCACAAATTTTGCAGTCACCGAGTCCTTTCCAAGTGCCAAATGTGCTTCAGCAGCAGCAATCTCTTCTTAATCACCAGCTTCAAATAAATCTTTCTCAAAACCCAACTCAGATGCAGCAACAGCTGATTATGAGTCACTCTCAGCAGCCAAATCTGGTGGCTACTCAGCCCATGGATCATGTAAGTCATCCTTTGAATACATCGGAGAATCAAATACAGCTGCAACTTCTACAAAGGCTTCATCAGCAACAACAATCACTGTTAGCACAGCAATTTGTGATGCAACAGCCTTCTCAAATTACACAGCTGCAAGATCAGCATAAACAGCTATTCGACATTCCTAGGTCTATGGCAACAAGCCAAATGTTAGATGTTTCTCAAGCTGCACCCAACATACCTCAGTTACATGCCACTCAACAAATGATGGGATGTAATATCCAATCCAATCTTAGGCTTGGCATCCAACCACCTCAGCAACCAAAGCTCTTACCTCAGCAACCAAAGCTTTTACCTCAGCAACAGCAGTCAGGAATATTATCAGAGGTTTCCGGGCATGTCGGGATTCCTTTAAACCCAATGAACAATCAGCTTTCGGGTGGTAGCAGCAGTATATTGACTGGTGCCGCTGGTGCTGGCCAATCTGCAGTTACCGAGGATATTCCATCTTGTTCTGCTTCACCATCCACAAACCACTGTCAGAATGCTGCTCAGTCCATCATGAATGACAAAAATCACCGTTCGACGATGGGGCATGAGATCGCTCAGTCTTCTGCCACGCTTTTGAATATAAGTGATCTTGAGACTACGTCATCTAATGGAAACTTACTTAAAGATTTACAGCAAAAATCTGATGTTAAGCCATCATTGAATGTGCCTAAAAGTCAAAGTCATGGATTATTTGCGTCACAGGCATACAGCAATGCTGCTGGTATGCAGGTGGATTATTTGGATAGTTCATCATCAGCAACGCCATATCTTTCTCAGAATGATGTCCAGCTACATCAAAACAACAGTGCCATGTGTTTCAATACTCAGTCAATGTTGTTTAGAGATGCAAGGCATGATGGGGAAGTTCAGGATGATCCAAGGAACAATGTTCAGATTGGTTCTAACATTGATAGTCAGTTAGAAATGCCTATGATGTCTGAGACATTGATAACAAAAGACATGGTGGGATCTGGAAAAGATTTCGCGACTAATTTGTCTTCCGGCGGAGACATGCTTTCTGTCTATGAGAATCCTAAAGTATCTCAACCGGAGCTCTCATCATCAATGGTTTCCCAGTCATTTGGAGTTCCTGATATCGCATTCAATTCAATAGATTCAACAATCAATGAAGGTAGTTTCATGAATAGAGGTGCCTGGGTCCCACCGCAGATACCAAGGATGCGGACGTATACGAAG GTTTACAAGCGTGGAGCTGTTGGAAGATCAATTGATATTATGCGTTACTCGGGTTATGATGATCTTAAACAAGATCTGGCTCGTCGATTTGGTATAGAGGGACAATTCGAGGACAGACAGAGAATAGGCTGGAAACTGGTCTACGTGGATCATGAGAGTGATGTCTTACTAGTTGGAGATGATCCATGGGA AGAATTTGTGAACTGCGTGCGTTGCATCAAGATTCTTTCACCTCAAGAAGTGCAGCAAATGAGCTTGGATGGAGATTTCGGGAACAATGTCCTCAATCAAGCTTGTAGCAGCTCCGATAACGGTGTGAACTAG